Proteins encoded together in one Nostoc sp. PCC 7524 window:
- a CDS encoding DNA phosphorothioation-associated putative methyltransferase has translation MPETLEIERHRAAIARTEISRPVRLAIEWAILNQDTSFFDYGCGYGGDVQRVANLGYTSAGWDPYYYPDESITSADVVNLGYVLNVIEDIAERRQSLIQAWELTRKVLIVAAQVLINAPSKAQLAYSDGIVTSRNTFQKYYEQEELKKYIDEVLNVDAVPVALGVYFVFRDEAEKESFKAIRFFSRTSTPRVRIPTKRFEDYQEQLQPLMEFFTKRGRLPVKGELETEQELLSEFGNFRRAFNVILQATDEAEWDAIAYRRSLDIQVYLALTHFDQRPKFSQLSPAMRHDIKAFFGSYEEACEVADQKLFSLGRAGIVKTACDKSKIGKHTRGALYVHISALAALDPLLRIYEGCASRTIGRVDGATLIKYYTDQPQISYLFYPEFDTDPHPALQASITIDLKTLYVTHRDYSNRANPPVLHRKETFVTPNYPLYEQFAQLTQREQELGLLKQKSEIGTREGWKKCLAAHGVEIRGHEVYRLKES, from the coding sequence ATGCCCGAAACGCTAGAAATTGAGCGTCACAGAGCTGCGATCGCTCGGACTGAAATCTCTCGTCCTGTACGATTGGCTATAGAATGGGCAATCCTTAACCAAGACACCAGTTTTTTTGACTACGGTTGTGGCTATGGTGGGGATGTGCAGCGTGTAGCTAACCTCGGCTATACCAGTGCAGGTTGGGATCCTTATTACTACCCTGATGAAAGCATCACTTCCGCCGATGTGGTGAATTTGGGTTATGTCCTCAATGTGATTGAAGATATTGCCGAACGTCGCCAAAGCCTCATCCAAGCTTGGGAACTCACTCGCAAGGTTTTAATTGTGGCGGCGCAAGTTTTAATTAACGCTCCTAGTAAAGCCCAACTAGCTTACAGTGATGGGATTGTCACCAGTCGCAATACTTTCCAAAAGTATTACGAACAAGAAGAACTGAAAAAATATATTGATGAAGTTTTAAATGTCGATGCAGTCCCTGTAGCACTGGGTGTCTACTTCGTCTTTCGGGATGAAGCCGAAAAAGAAAGTTTCAAAGCTATCCGCTTTTTTTCTCGCACCTCTACACCGCGAGTCCGTATTCCTACTAAGCGGTTTGAGGATTATCAAGAACAACTACAACCCCTGATGGAGTTTTTTACTAAGCGTGGCAGATTACCTGTCAAGGGTGAACTGGAGACAGAACAGGAATTACTCAGTGAGTTTGGTAATTTCCGCCGCGCCTTTAATGTCATTTTACAAGCTACCGACGAAGCTGAATGGGATGCGATCGCCTACCGTCGTTCCTTAGATATTCAAGTTTACCTAGCCCTCACCCACTTTGATCAGCGTCCCAAATTTTCCCAACTTTCGCCAGCCATGCGCCATGACATCAAAGCCTTTTTTGGTAGTTATGAGGAAGCTTGCGAAGTTGCTGATCAAAAATTATTTAGTCTAGGTAGAGCTGGCATTGTTAAAACCGCCTGTGACAAAAGCAAAATTGGTAAACACACACGGGGTGCGCTTTACGTCCATATTTCAGCTTTAGCAGCACTTGACCCTTTACTACGCATCTACGAAGGTTGTGCTAGCCGCACCATTGGGCGTGTTGATGGTGCTACTTTAATTAAATATTACACTGACCAACCGCAAATTTCCTATTTATTTTATCCAGAATTCGACACAGACCCCCATCCAGCTTTACAAGCGAGTATAACTATTGACTTAAAAACTCTGTACGTTACTCACCGAGACTATAGTAATAGAGCAAATCCCCCGGTACTGCATCGTAAAGAAACCTTTGTCACACCTAACTATCCTCTTTATGAACAATTTGCTCAACTCACGCAACGGGAACAGGAATTAGGATTGCTCAAACAGAAAAGCGAAATAGGTACGCGTGAAGGTTGGAAGAAATGCCTAGCTGCACACGGAGTAGAAATTAGGGGACATGAAGTTTATCGGCTTAAAGAAAGTTAA
- the dndE gene encoding DNA sulfur modification protein DndE, with protein MESPIERIKLSQTAKDQLLKLKRSTKIDQWNILCRWAFCRSLAEATPPSPVPIPQDSNVEMSWRVFGGEMSDILLLALKQRCHNDGYPTDKETLAIQFRLHLHRGIGYLAGDPNIKKIEDLIALTVKS; from the coding sequence ATGGAATCACCAATTGAACGCATCAAACTTTCCCAAACAGCCAAAGACCAACTGCTCAAACTCAAACGTAGCACCAAAATTGACCAATGGAATATTCTTTGCCGTTGGGCTTTTTGTCGTTCCCTCGCTGAAGCTACTCCACCCTCACCTGTACCAATTCCTCAAGATAGTAACGTGGAAATGAGTTGGCGTGTTTTTGGTGGTGAAATGTCTGATATTCTCCTGCTTGCCCTCAAGCAACGCTGTCATAATGATGGTTATCCCACCGATAAAGAAACTCTAGCAATTCAATTCCGTCTACACTTGCATCGTGGCATAGGTTACTTAGCAGGCGATCCAAATATCAAGAAAATTGAAGATTTAATTGCACTAACGGTGAAAAGTTGA
- a CDS encoding AmpG family muropeptide MFS transporter, with translation MNPVRSLLQVFGSRKMAALLLLGFSSGLPLFLTSKTLQAWMTVEKVDLTAIGLFSLVGLPYSLKFLWSPLLDWLKLPYLGRRRGWLITLQIGLLMAIACMALQQPKQALQFLAINAVAIAFFSASQDIAADAYRTDVLDKLELGAGAAVFVLGYRIALLLTGSLALILADSIPWSSVYLLMAGGMAIGIIGTLFAPEPEDTRPPESLAAAVILPFGEFFQRQGVVYAVLTLLFIVLYKLGDAFVNNMSTPFLLQIGFTQTDIGAIQGGMGLIATIVGTLAGGAVLSNIGLNRSLWLFGGLQAVSNLAYLLLAQVGKNYQVLVLTINIENFCAGLGTAAFVGFLMSLCNQRFSATQYALLSSFMAVSRDILVAPAGSLAKSTGWPLFFVISIVAAVPGLLLLPFFAPWNPKPVAVNRPGLEPEDEDLWETK, from the coding sequence ATGAATCCAGTGCGATCGCTGCTGCAAGTTTTTGGCAGTCGCAAGATGGCAGCTTTACTATTACTCGGTTTTTCCTCTGGTTTGCCATTATTTTTAACCAGTAAAACCTTACAAGCTTGGATGACTGTAGAAAAGGTTGATTTAACAGCCATCGGGTTATTTAGCCTTGTAGGATTACCTTATTCATTGAAATTTCTCTGGTCGCCGTTGTTAGACTGGTTGAAACTGCCGTATTTGGGGAGACGGCGCGGTTGGTTAATTACCCTGCAAATAGGGTTATTGATGGCGATCGCTTGCATGGCTTTGCAACAACCCAAACAAGCATTACAATTTTTAGCTATCAACGCTGTAGCGATCGCATTTTTCAGCGCCAGCCAAGACATCGCCGCCGACGCTTACCGCACCGATGTTCTAGATAAATTGGAATTGGGCGCTGGTGCAGCCGTTTTCGTTTTAGGTTATCGTATTGCCCTATTGCTGACAGGCTCTCTAGCACTGATACTAGCTGATAGCATCCCTTGGTCATCAGTTTATTTATTGATGGCAGGTGGTATGGCAATAGGGATTATAGGAACCTTATTTGCACCAGAACCAGAAGATACTCGCCCACCAGAATCTTTAGCAGCCGCCGTCATTTTGCCCTTTGGAGAATTCTTTCAACGCCAAGGTGTAGTCTACGCAGTGTTAACTTTGCTGTTCATCGTCCTTTATAAACTAGGCGATGCCTTCGTTAACAATATGTCCACACCCTTCCTGCTGCAAATTGGATTCACTCAAACCGACATAGGCGCAATTCAAGGAGGCATGGGACTAATTGCTACCATTGTTGGTACTCTAGCAGGGGGAGCAGTTTTGAGTAACATTGGACTCAATCGCTCACTTTGGTTGTTTGGTGGACTACAAGCAGTGAGTAACTTAGCTTACTTATTACTGGCTCAAGTTGGTAAAAACTACCAAGTGCTAGTGCTAACTATTAACATCGAAAACTTTTGTGCTGGTTTAGGAACAGCCGCCTTCGTGGGCTTTTTAATGAGCCTGTGTAACCAACGGTTTTCTGCTACTCAGTATGCTTTACTCTCCAGTTTCATGGCTGTTAGCCGTGATATTTTAGTTGCCCCGGCTGGTTCACTAGCAAAAAGTACGGGTTGGCCTTTATTTTTTGTGATTAGTATTGTAGCCGCAGTTCCAGGACTGCTGTTATTACCATTTTTTGCCCCCTGGAACCCAAAACCAGTGGCAGTAAATAGACCAGGACTTGAGCCAGAAGATGAGGATTTATGGGAAACCAAGTAA
- a CDS encoding PQQ-dependent sugar dehydrogenase — MNVSGRLLLLVGLFTSAACNQTRTPLDNSTLPTSTPAAQLAQSSTQAKNVITTETFSPQPIRINLQDLPAPFATESVSKPPQVVPIPKNPTLKVPSGFTVNVFADGLNAPRWLALTPSGDVLVTETRQNRIRLLRDTNGDGVADVRETFASRENGLNIPFGMAFAGNSFFLGNTDAVVRFPYSQGQQRLTGNGQKIADLPGGGYNQHWTRNVVISPDGNKLYVSVGSRSNVDEEELPRASVQVMNLDGSQQQTFAFGLRNPVGLDFHPVTKELYTTVNERDGIGDDLVPDYLTRIRQGEFYGWPYTYFKPNNLDPRQTTNNKSKRPDLAARTLNPDVLFQAHSAALGLQFYDGDTFPQRYRNGAFVAFRGSWNRDRGTGYKIVFVPFNNQGRPQGYYEDFLTGFLLDPSVPTTWGRPVGLLVLPDGSLLVTEEANNRIYRIQYTGG; from the coding sequence ATGAATGTCTCTGGACGTTTATTATTGCTGGTTGGGTTGTTCACCTCAGCAGCCTGTAATCAAACTCGTACCCCATTAGATAATTCCACATTACCAACATCTACTCCTGCGGCTCAGTTAGCGCAGAGTTCTACCCAGGCGAAAAATGTAATTACTACTGAAACATTTTCACCGCAACCCATCCGCATCAATTTGCAGGATTTACCTGCACCCTTTGCTACAGAAAGTGTTTCTAAACCTCCTCAAGTTGTACCCATTCCTAAAAACCCGACGCTAAAAGTACCATCAGGTTTTACCGTCAATGTTTTTGCGGATGGTTTAAATGCACCACGTTGGTTAGCTTTAACTCCTAGTGGGGATGTATTGGTGACAGAAACTCGGCAAAACCGCATTCGTTTGTTACGGGATACTAATGGCGATGGGGTAGCTGATGTTCGTGAAACTTTTGCTAGTCGAGAAAATGGGTTAAATATTCCCTTTGGGATGGCTTTTGCTGGTAATTCCTTCTTTTTGGGTAATACCGATGCAGTTGTACGGTTTCCTTATAGCCAAGGGCAACAACGACTAACAGGTAATGGTCAAAAAATAGCTGATCTTCCTGGCGGTGGTTACAATCAGCACTGGACACGCAACGTAGTAATATCACCGGATGGGAACAAACTTTATGTTTCTGTAGGTTCCCGTTCTAATGTGGACGAGGAGGAATTACCACGGGCTTCAGTTCAGGTGATGAATTTAGACGGTTCCCAGCAGCAAACCTTTGCTTTCGGCTTACGTAACCCAGTCGGTTTAGACTTTCACCCAGTCACCAAAGAACTGTATACCACTGTGAATGAACGGGATGGCATTGGTGATGATTTGGTTCCAGACTACCTGACGCGGATTCGTCAGGGAGAATTTTATGGCTGGCCTTATACTTACTTCAAACCCAACAACCTTGATCCACGGCAAACAACCAACAATAAAAGTAAACGTCCAGACTTAGCAGCCCGTACCCTCAACCCAGACGTTTTATTTCAAGCCCATTCAGCCGCTTTGGGGTTGCAATTTTATGATGGTGACACCTTTCCCCAAAGATATCGTAACGGTGCTTTCGTAGCTTTTCGGGGTTCATGGAACCGCGATCGCGGTACTGGTTATAAAATTGTTTTCGTTCCCTTTAATAATCAAGGACGACCACAAGGCTACTACGAAGACTTTCTAACTGGGTTTCTGCTCGATCCCTCTGTCCCAACCACTTGGGGACGACCTGTGGGTTTACTTGTGTTGCCTGATGGTAGTCTATTAGTCACAGAAGAAGCCAATAATCGCATTTATCGGATTCAGTATACAGGGGGTTAG
- a CDS encoding phosphomannose isomerase type II C-terminal cupin domain: MTHNDDNEQLTANESSSHSGARYWGNVEVIEEGENYRISRVEIKPRHGIKPQIHYHRNEHWVVVSGVAKVTCGDEEVLLGRNQSTYVPSATLHKVENPGSIPLVILEIQNGEYLGEDDTERPYDLNLVKPTPESK; this comes from the coding sequence ATGACTCACAATGACGATAATGAGCAATTAACAGCCAATGAGTCTTCCTCACACTCAGGCGCACGTTACTGGGGTAACGTGGAGGTGATTGAGGAAGGGGAAAACTATAGAATTAGTCGCGTTGAAATTAAGCCGAGACATGGTATTAAACCACAAATACATTATCACCGTAATGAACATTGGGTTGTCGTTTCTGGTGTTGCTAAAGTAACTTGTGGAGATGAGGAAGTATTACTAGGGCGTAATCAATCAACTTATGTTCCATCTGCAACGCTGCATAAAGTTGAAAACCCAGGATCTATTCCTTTAGTAATTCTAGAAATTCAAAATGGCGAATATCTAGGTGAAGATGATACAGAACGCCCCTATGATTTGAATTTGGTTAAGCCTACACCGGAAAGTAAGTAG
- a CDS encoding NACHT domain-containing protein, producing MAKRSLQASDEGIKKAKQAFKRKGWTQEYLATEVGLETRQPIWKFFTGKPVDRHVFNDICFVLELDTSEIAQHSAFDDSISVEISEPHTLDIDVLVQKLRYVHHERIQAQCGTLHILDIARPINLNDLYIDVNIFEEITSKRWLEITDLQRLESYEVNHSGFSKVYQERITGLEAVRKYSQILVLGKPGSGKTTFLQSIAISCNQGIFQPNYLPIFINLKNFVEDYRSCKQLSLFNYIYDYFINLGITETELATVFSHGRALILLDGLDEVIGEASEVIVNKIRNFIDKFYKNKIIISCRLAAESFNFSGFTAVEIADFNKAQIAAFAHKWFLTVTKNSPVQAQTLAHKFMQKLELAENAQILELATTPILLNLTCLVFQSGEDFPSNHSELYKQAVDLLLVRWDEARGIKRDQVYRNLSLLHKIKLLSYIAAISFHQGNYFITAAKIQYLIADYLSSLPNANTDPDALEIESAAVLRAIELQHGLLIERARGIYSFSHLIFQEYFTAREIIANANPTTLLEFVNHLHEKRWREVFLLSVGMLNPADDLFTIMKAAIDQIPSQNEQLHKFMRWVEQKASQVDAAYHCASVRAFYFTIALPPTHPLACNQDLAITLDHQLAGSLVADLALDLALTYALAVSLTMSAEIFSQRLAVLHLSLDLKYLLANQPSLQASLQELASELPHSQEDRETLRIWWYTHGQAWTEELRSLMIRTRQIGYDWQLLEQDYQYLQQYWDANKLLLDCLHTASNVSHNIKNMIEQNLFSLG from the coding sequence ATGGCAAAGCGATCGCTCCAAGCATCGGATGAAGGGATAAAAAAAGCTAAACAAGCTTTTAAGCGCAAAGGTTGGACACAAGAATATTTGGCAACTGAGGTAGGTTTAGAAACGCGCCAACCGATTTGGAAATTTTTTACTGGTAAACCAGTCGATCGCCACGTCTTTAATGATATCTGCTTTGTGTTGGAGTTAGACACCTCAGAAATTGCTCAACACTCAGCTTTCGATGATTCTATATCTGTAGAAATATCTGAACCACACACATTAGATATTGATGTCTTAGTACAAAAGTTGCGCTATGTACACCATGAGAGAATTCAAGCTCAGTGTGGCACTTTGCATATTTTGGATATTGCCCGGCCTATTAATCTTAATGATTTATATATTGATGTCAATATTTTTGAAGAAATTACTAGCAAAAGATGGCTAGAAATTACTGACTTACAAAGGCTAGAGTCTTATGAAGTTAACCATTCTGGTTTCAGCAAAGTATACCAAGAACGCATTACTGGTTTAGAGGCTGTCAGAAAATATTCTCAAATTTTAGTGCTAGGTAAACCAGGTTCCGGTAAAACTACATTTTTACAATCAATTGCTATTAGTTGCAATCAAGGGATTTTTCAACCAAATTATTTACCAATTTTTATCAATTTAAAGAACTTTGTTGAAGATTATAGAAGCTGTAAGCAACTGAGTTTATTTAATTATATCTATGATTATTTTATCAATCTTGGTATTACAGAGACAGAACTAGCTACAGTTTTCTCTCATGGTAGAGCTTTAATTTTATTAGATGGCTTAGATGAAGTCATTGGAGAAGCATCAGAAGTTATTGTTAATAAAATTCGGAATTTTATTGATAAATTCTATAAAAACAAAATAATTATTAGTTGTCGTCTCGCTGCCGAGAGTTTTAATTTTTCTGGTTTTACAGCCGTAGAAATTGCTGATTTTAATAAAGCGCAAATTGCTGCATTTGCCCATAAATGGTTTTTGACGGTTACAAAAAATTCCCCAGTACAAGCGCAGACGTTAGCACATAAATTTATGCAAAAACTAGAATTAGCTGAAAATGCTCAAATTCTAGAATTAGCAACCACACCGATTTTATTAAATCTCACCTGCTTAGTGTTTCAGTCTGGAGAAGATTTCCCTAGCAACCATTCTGAACTTTATAAACAAGCTGTGGATTTGTTATTAGTACGCTGGGATGAAGCCAGGGGAATCAAGCGAGATCAAGTTTATCGCAATCTGTCTTTACTACATAAAATTAAATTACTGAGTTATATCGCTGCAATTAGCTTCCATCAAGGTAATTACTTTATTACCGCAGCGAAAATTCAGTATTTAATTGCGGATTACTTATCTAGTTTACCCAATGCTAATACTGATCCAGATGCTTTAGAAATAGAAAGTGCCGCAGTTTTACGAGCAATTGAACTTCAGCATGGCTTATTAATTGAACGAGCAAGAGGAATTTATTCTTTTTCTCATTTAATTTTCCAGGAATACTTTACAGCTAGAGAAATTATTGCTAATGCTAATCCGACAACATTATTAGAATTTGTCAATCATCTCCATGAAAAACGCTGGCGAGAAGTCTTTTTGCTGAGTGTGGGGATGTTAAATCCTGCTGATGATTTATTCACAATCATGAAAGCAGCCATTGATCAGATACCTAGCCAGAATGAGCAATTACATAAATTTATGCGATGGGTAGAGCAAAAAGCATCTCAAGTAGATGCTGCTTATCACTGTGCTAGTGTGCGAGCTTTTTATTTTACAATTGCTTTGCCACCAACACATCCTCTAGCTTGCAATCAAGATTTGGCCATAACTTTAGATCATCAACTTGCTGGTAGCTTGGTGGCAGATTTAGCATTAGATTTGGCATTGACTTATGCACTGGCTGTCAGCCTGACAATGAGTGCTGAGATATTTTCTCAACGCTTGGCGGTTTTACATCTGTCCCTTGATTTGAAGTATTTGTTAGCTAATCAACCATCTCTGCAAGCATCTTTGCAAGAACTAGCCAGTGAATTACCTCATTCTCAGGAAGATAGAGAAACACTAAGAATCTGGTGGTACACTCATGGTCAAGCTTGGACTGAAGAATTGCGATCGCTCATGATTCGTACTCGCCAAATTGGTTATGATTGGCAGTTACTTGAGCAAGATTATCAGTATCTACAACAGTATTGGGATGCTAATAAATTACTTTTAGATTGTCTCCACACGGCTAGTAATGTAAGCCATAATATCAAAAATATGATAGAACAAAATTTGTTTTCATTAGGATAG
- a CDS encoding transposase DNA-binding-containing protein, translating to MEKWAARELRYLDLGDKRRNKRLIKQAQSRTKL from the coding sequence ATGGAAAAATGGGCAGCAAGGGAATTGAGGTACTTAGATTTGGGAGATAAACGGCGAAACAAGCGTCTGATAAAGCAGGCACAATCCAGAACAAAGTTGTGA
- a CDS encoding HEAT repeat domain-containing protein produces the protein MYDEEDLSLLDVEEELESPLDKLEPITAESELPKPDPDEMLALLENHQPQQRMLAARAFCDIEDSRATPHLIHLLTDTCPLVRVSAAYGIGRNPSADAVEPLITQLNRDWNGYVRKGVVWALGNCRDRRCLAPLADALRTDISAVRLWSASALAQMAEVGYEAVLGAIPPLIEALVQDPVAAVRSNSAWAIGQLCKELPSNVVYATAIDALIQSFAEDKDLGVREDAKASLLGVGDPRGLQLIETLEQEGWF, from the coding sequence ATGTATGACGAAGAAGACCTAAGCCTACTCGATGTCGAGGAAGAATTAGAAAGCCCCTTAGATAAACTAGAGCCAATCACGGCTGAGTCAGAACTACCTAAACCTGACCCAGACGAAATGCTAGCCCTGTTGGAAAATCACCAACCACAGCAAAGGATGCTGGCGGCTCGTGCTTTTTGTGATATTGAAGACTCACGCGCTACACCCCATCTCATCCACTTATTGACTGATACCTGTCCCTTAGTGCGAGTGAGTGCAGCCTATGGCATTGGCCGCAATCCCAGTGCCGATGCGGTGGAACCGTTAATTACTCAACTCAATCGCGACTGGAACGGCTATGTACGCAAAGGCGTAGTTTGGGCTTTAGGCAACTGTCGCGATCGCCGTTGTTTAGCGCCTTTAGCAGACGCTTTAAGAACCGATATCTCCGCCGTTCGTCTTTGGTCTGCTAGCGCCTTAGCACAAATGGCAGAAGTCGGTTATGAAGCAGTTTTAGGTGCAATACCACCCCTAATTGAAGCCCTAGTCCAAGATCCAGTAGCAGCAGTCAGAAGCAACAGTGCTTGGGCGATCGGTCAATTGTGTAAAGAACTACCTTCTAATGTAGTTTATGCCACAGCGATCGATGCCTTAATTCAGTCCTTTGCCGAAGACAAAGACCTAGGCGTACGCGAAGATGCCAAAGCCTCGCTATTAGGTGTAGGCGATCCCAGAGGCTTGCAATTGATTGAAACCTTAGAACAAGAAGGCTGGTTTTAA
- a CDS encoding hybrid sensor histidine kinase/response regulator, with protein sequence MNSILVIEDDINVRHNILELLENEGFNLIAAENGQIGVKLAQEQMPDLIICDVMMPELDGYGVLKTLRQNPTTAIIPLIFLTAKSDKTDFRQGMAMGADDYIIKPFTRNELLAAIACRLEKQTTIHQETQKKLDNLRNSIALSLPHEMRTPLNGILGFSQILMEDSDVLDSQSIREMAESIYYSGERLLRLIQNFLLYAELEIIASDPQQIKILQSKTTKFPTLSLINIITEKVKKAEREADLQIDLCSCHIKISPEKISKIVEELIDNAVKFSSIGSVIQVNSQCINNTLVLSFMDQGRGMTADQIAELGAYRQFERKLYEQQGSGLGLTIAKRLAELHGGKLKIHSQPQEKTVVQVMLPCLSASQERQSENTYQQSSLKW encoded by the coding sequence ATGAACAGCATTTTAGTTATTGAAGACGACATCAATGTTCGTCACAATATTTTAGAACTCTTAGAAAATGAAGGATTTAACTTGATTGCCGCAGAGAATGGACAAATTGGTGTGAAATTAGCTCAGGAACAAATGCCTGATTTGATTATTTGTGATGTCATGATGCCAGAATTAGATGGTTATGGAGTATTAAAGACATTACGTCAAAATCCGACAACAGCGATTATTCCGTTAATCTTCCTTACTGCTAAATCTGACAAAACTGACTTTCGTCAAGGTATGGCAATGGGAGCAGATGACTATATCATCAAACCTTTTACAAGAAATGAATTATTAGCTGCTATTGCTTGCAGATTAGAAAAACAAACAACTATTCATCAGGAAACTCAAAAGAAACTTGATAATCTCAGGAATAGTATTGCTCTATCTCTACCCCATGAGATGCGAACACCTCTCAATGGCATCTTGGGCTTTTCACAAATTTTGATGGAAGACAGTGATGTTTTAGATTCGCAATCAATCCGGGAAATGGCAGAATCTATTTATTATTCAGGTGAACGGTTATTGAGATTAATTCAGAATTTTTTATTGTATGCAGAACTAGAAATTATTGCCTCAGATCCACAGCAAATTAAAATTCTACAAAGCAAAACTACAAAATTTCCTACGCTGTCACTAATTAATATAATTACGGAAAAAGTTAAAAAAGCCGAGCGAGAAGCAGATTTACAAATAGATTTATGTTCATGCCATATCAAAATATCCCCAGAGAAAATATCTAAAATTGTGGAAGAATTAATTGATAATGCCGTAAAGTTCTCTTCTATAGGTAGTGTAATTCAAGTAAACAGCCAATGTATTAACAATACATTGGTTTTATCTTTTATGGATCAAGGTCGTGGTATGACAGCAGATCAAATAGCAGAATTAGGAGCTTATCGCCAATTTGAACGCAAACTGTATGAGCAACAAGGCTCAGGATTAGGGTTAACTATTGCTAAACGCCTGGCGGAATTACATGGTGGCAAACTGAAAATTCACAGTCAGCCACAAGAAAAAACAGTTGTGCAGGTAATGTTACCTTGTTTGAGTGCGTCTCAGGAACGTCAGAGTGAAAATACTTACCAGCAATCATCATTAAAGTGGTGA
- a CDS encoding GNAT family N-acetyltransferase gives MNFELLIPGYYIRRGSTLERSLLVKFMQRTYQDLFPTQDFAHLARTVEQYLSKDTPLWWVDFLGESTSPPTPPSPIACLWVGNAIDQVTGNRHAHIFLLYVVPEHRRRGIGTALMRYVENWAMQRGDRQIGLQVFQSNQAALNLYNQLGYQTQSLWMLKQLDRQ, from the coding sequence TTGAATTTTGAATTATTAATACCGGGCTACTATATTCGTCGCGGTTCTACGTTAGAGCGATCGCTGCTAGTCAAATTTATGCAGCGCACCTACCAAGACTTATTTCCTACACAAGATTTTGCCCATCTAGCTAGAACCGTTGAGCAATACTTATCCAAAGATACCCCCTTGTGGTGGGTAGATTTTTTAGGCGAATCTACATCTCCCCCCACTCCCCCATCCCCCATCGCCTGTCTCTGGGTGGGCAATGCCATAGATCAAGTCACCGGCAACCGCCATGCTCACATTTTTTTACTTTACGTCGTCCCAGAACATCGACGACGGGGTATTGGTACAGCCTTGATGCGCTATGTAGAAAATTGGGCAATGCAAAGAGGCGATCGCCAAATCGGATTGCAAGTATTTCAATCCAACCAAGCCGCATTAAACCTCTACAATCAGCTAGGTTATCAAACTCAATCCCTCTGGATGTTAAAGCAACTGGATAGGCAATAG